The following proteins are encoded in a genomic region of Apodemus sylvaticus chromosome 21, mApoSyl1.1, whole genome shotgun sequence:
- the C21H16orf86 gene encoding uncharacterized protein C16orf86 homolog, with amino-acid sequence MASAGAKRQPEAQNGAACPGTEECLVPANEPCRTPAEDKCPVGPSLEPELHEEGINPGEEGLNPGAEAGEERGPKPTSPIVRPAHGPKRKPLVQGLATPGPSCHAHPRAEAELPPGLQQQKEEPEGSHSESSLSSKQHKKAKKRKSVGAPAPPAVASTSAPAETFGLERKAQRLRPLYQYINYCNPELNQAGDGDREPEVEPESELALVPEEAGAEQLQLQTLLPMAGELALGLPLPCPNPLVPLTHSHPPLVEEVGEEPGGLSSLRVSGGLKAEVDKTTQVDIDKMLSVCAAPLVPPLSPQYK; translated from the exons ATGGCCTCAGCAGGGGCCAAGAGGCAGCCAGAAGCCCAGAATGGGGCTGCG TGTCCAGGGACCGAAGAATGTCTGGTGCCAGCAAATGAGCCCTGCAGAACCCCAGCTGAAGACAAATGTCCAGTAGGGCCCAGCTTAGAGCCAGAGCTCCACGAGGAAGGGATAAACCCAGGAGAGGAAGGGCTCAATCCAGGGGCggaagcaggagaggagagaggacccAAGCCTACATCACCCATCGTGAGACCAGCACATGGACCCAAGAGAAA GCCTCTTGTCCAAGGCCTGGCTACCCCAGGGCCAAGCTGCCATGCCCATCCTAGGGCAGAAGCTGAATTGCCACCAGGGCTGCAGCAGCAGAAGGAAGAGCCAGAAGGCAGCCATAGCGAATCCTCACTGTCATCGAAACAGCACAAAAAAGCCAAGAAACGCAAGAGTGTAGGGGCTCCTGCGCCCCCAGCTGTGGCCAGCACATCTGCGCCCGCCGAGACCTTCGGGTTGGAGC GAAAAGCCCAACGCTTGCGGCCACTGTACCAGTACATCAACTACTGCAACCCAGAGCTGAATCAGGCAGGGGATGGGGACAGGGAGCCGGAGGTAGAGCCTGAGTCAGAGTTAGCCCTGGTTCCTGAGGAGGCAGGCGCGGAACAGCTGCAGCTGCAGACCTTGCTGCCCATGGCAGGTGAGCTGGCCTTAGGCCTTCCTTTGCCTTGCCCGAATCCATTAGTGCCGCTGACCCATAGTCATCCTCCTCTGGTAGAGGAAGTTGGAGAGGAACCTGGGGGTCTGTCTAGTCTAAGGGTGAGCGGTGGCCTCAAGGCTGAGGTGGATAAGACAACCCAAGTGGATATTGACAAGATGTTGAGTGTCTGTGCTGCCCCTCTTGTGCCCCCACTCTCCCCCCAGTACAAATGA
- the Enkd1 gene encoding enkurin domain-containing protein 1 → MCEGPSRISGPIPPDPTLCPDYYRRPASAQGRLEGNALKLDLLTSGRDLDSSPPRGPRIRPGAREILERGQRGVGDVLLQLRGISLGSGVSPKRKTPKDYEKENLRRIKEIQRRFQDQERSREQGQPKPLKALWRSPKYDNVESRVKAKMKELGPASVTEPAQFLRAHSRCGPGLTPSRASSPQLTLPGPKAKGPGLGVDFISHNARAAKRAPRRHSRSMQVLAQVLEQQRQAQEHYNATQKGHVPHYLLERRDLWRKEAEARQRSQPDPSMPPGHTLMPESQRLETLNNLLQSQSQLLRELVLLPAGADSLRAQGHRAELDRKLVQIEEAVKIFSRPKVFVKMDS, encoded by the exons ATGTGCGAGGGCCCGTCCCGCATCTCTGGACCCATCCCCCCGGACCCTACTCTCTGCCCGGACTACTACCGGAGGCCGGCCTCGG CCCAAGGACGCCTGGAAGGAAATGCGTTGAAGCTGGACCTACTGACTTCAGGTCGCGACCTCGACTCCAGTCCTCCTCGTGGCCCTCGAATCAGGCCTGGAGCCCGAGAGATCCTAGAGCGTGGCCAGCGAGGCGTGGGGGACGTGTTGCTGCAACTGCGGGGCATCTCCCTTGGTTCAGGGGTCTCTCCCAAGA GGAAGACTCCAAAAGACTATGAGAAGGAAAACTTGAGGCGGATCAAAGAGATTCAGAGGCGCTTCCAAGACCAGGAACGCAGCCGGGAGCAGGGCCAGCCTAAGCCCCTGAAGGCCCTGTGGCGCTCACCCAAGTATGACAACGTGGAGTCTCGAGTCAAGGCCAAGATGAAG GAGCTTGGCCCTGCCTCTGTGACAGAACCTGCCCAGTTTCTTCGGGCACACTCCCGCTGTGGCCCTGGGCTCACCCCATCCCGGGCCTCCAGCCCTCAGCTCACCCTGCCAGGTCCTAAAGCTAAG GGCCCGGGCCTAGGCGTGGATTTCATTAGTCACAACGCCCGAGCTGCCAAGAGAGCCCCCCGGCGCCATTCCCGCTCCATGCAGGTCCTGGCACAGGTTCTGGAACAGCAGCGGCAAGCCCAGGAGCACTACAATGCCACACAGAAAGGCCACGTGCCCCATTA CTTGTTGGAGCGCAGGGACCTGTGGCGGAAGGAGGCAGAAGCTCGCCAGCGTAGCCAACCTGACCCCTCCATGCCCCCCGGCCACACGCTCATGCCTGAGAGTCAGCGGCTAGAGACACTGAACAATCTGCTTCAGA GCCAGAGCCAGCTGCTGCGGGAGCTAGTACTGTTACCTGCTGGGGCAGACTCGCTGAGAGCCCAGGGTCACCGCGCCGAACTGGACCGGAAGTTGGTGCAAATAGAAGAGGCTGTCAAGATCTTTTCCCGACCCAAAGTCTTTGTGAAGATGGATAGCTAG
- the Pard6a gene encoding partitioning defective 6 homolog alpha isoform X2: MARPQRTPARSPDSIVEVKSKFDAEFRRFALPRTSVRGFQEFSRLLCVVHQIPGLDVLLGYTDAHGDLLPLTNDDSLHRALASGPPPLRLLVQKREGDSSGLAFASNSLQRRKKGLLLRPVAPLRTRPPLLISLPRDFRQVSSVIDVDLLPETHRRVRLHRHGSDRPLGFYIRDGMSVRVAPQGLERVPGIFISRLVRGGLAESTGLLAVRDEILEVNGIEVAGKTLDQVTDMMVANSHNLIVTVKPANQRNNVVRGASGRLTGPSSVGPGPTDPDSDDDSSDLVIENRHPPCSNGLTQGPLCWDLQPGCLLPGAGSSLPSLDSREQATSGWGDGMRGDVSGFSL, translated from the exons ATGGCCAGGCCGCAGAGGACTCCGGCCCGCAGTCCCGATAGCATCGTCGAGGTGAAGAGCAAA TTTGACGCCGAGTTCCGACGCTTCGCACTACCCCGCACTTCGGTGAGAGGCTTTCAGGAGTTCTCGCGGTTGCTGTGTGTGGTACATCAGATCCCTGGCCTGGATGTGCTGCTTGGCTATACGGATGCTCACGGTGACTTGCTGCCCCTCACCAACGATGACAGTTTGCACCGGGCCCTGGCCAGCGGGCCCCCACCTCTGCGCCTCTTGGTCCAGAAACGGG AAGGTGACTCCAGTGGCCTGGCTTTTGCCTCCAACTCTCTACAGAGGCGCAAGAAAGGGCTCCTGCTGCGACCAGTGGCACCTCTGCGCACCAGGCCACCCCTGTTAATCAGCTTGCCCCGAGATTTCCGCCAGGTGTCTTCAGTTATAGACGTGGACCTACTGCCTGAGACCCACCGACGGGTGAGGCTGCACAGACACGGTTCGGACCGTCCCCTGGGCTTCTACATTCGAGACGGCATGAGCGTCCGTGTGGCTCCCCAGGGCCTAGAGCGGGTCCCAGGAATCTTCATCTCCCGCCTGGTGCGTGGGGGCCTGGCTGAGAGTACAGGGCTGCTGGCGGTCCGTGATGAGATCCTGGAGGTCAATGGCATTGAGGTGGCTGGGAAGACCTTGGACCAAGTGACGGACATGATGGTTGCCAACAGCCATAACCTCATTGTCACCGTCAAGCCTGCCAACCAACGTAATAATGTGGTGCGAGGGGCATCTGGGCGCCTGACAGGGCCTTCCTCAGTAGGGCCCGGGCCTACTGATCCTGACAGTGATGATGACAGCAGTGACCTGGTCATCGAGAATCGTCACCCCCCCTGTTCCAATGGGCTGACTCAGGGGCCCCTGTGCTGGGACCTGCAACCTGGCTGCCTACTTCCTGGTGCTGGCAGCTCCCTGCCCTCCTTGGATAGCAGAGAGCAAGCCACTTCTGGCTGGGGGGATGGCATGCGAGGTGATGTTAGTGGATTCAGCCTCTGA
- the Pard6a gene encoding partitioning defective 6 homolog alpha isoform X1 — translation MARPQRTPARSPDSIVEVKSKFDAEFRRFALPRTSVRGFQEFSRLLCVVHQIPGLDVLLGYTDAHGDLLPLTNDDSLHRALASGPPPLRLLVQKRAEGDSSGLAFASNSLQRRKKGLLLRPVAPLRTRPPLLISLPRDFRQVSSVIDVDLLPETHRRVRLHRHGSDRPLGFYIRDGMSVRVAPQGLERVPGIFISRLVRGGLAESTGLLAVRDEILEVNGIEVAGKTLDQVTDMMVANSHNLIVTVKPANQRNNVVRGASGRLTGPSSVGPGPTDPDSDDDSSDLVIENRHPPCSNGLTQGPLCWDLQPGCLLPGAGSSLPSLDSREQATSGWGDGMRGDVSGFSL, via the exons ATGGCCAGGCCGCAGAGGACTCCGGCCCGCAGTCCCGATAGCATCGTCGAGGTGAAGAGCAAA TTTGACGCCGAGTTCCGACGCTTCGCACTACCCCGCACTTCGGTGAGAGGCTTTCAGGAGTTCTCGCGGTTGCTGTGTGTGGTACATCAGATCCCTGGCCTGGATGTGCTGCTTGGCTATACGGATGCTCACGGTGACTTGCTGCCCCTCACCAACGATGACAGTTTGCACCGGGCCCTGGCCAGCGGGCCCCCACCTCTGCGCCTCTTGGTCCAGAAACGGG CAGAAGGTGACTCCAGTGGCCTGGCTTTTGCCTCCAACTCTCTACAGAGGCGCAAGAAAGGGCTCCTGCTGCGACCAGTGGCACCTCTGCGCACCAGGCCACCCCTGTTAATCAGCTTGCCCCGAGATTTCCGCCAGGTGTCTTCAGTTATAGACGTGGACCTACTGCCTGAGACCCACCGACGGGTGAGGCTGCACAGACACGGTTCGGACCGTCCCCTGGGCTTCTACATTCGAGACGGCATGAGCGTCCGTGTGGCTCCCCAGGGCCTAGAGCGGGTCCCAGGAATCTTCATCTCCCGCCTGGTGCGTGGGGGCCTGGCTGAGAGTACAGGGCTGCTGGCGGTCCGTGATGAGATCCTGGAGGTCAATGGCATTGAGGTGGCTGGGAAGACCTTGGACCAAGTGACGGACATGATGGTTGCCAACAGCCATAACCTCATTGTCACCGTCAAGCCTGCCAACCAACGTAATAATGTGGTGCGAGGGGCATCTGGGCGCCTGACAGGGCCTTCCTCAGTAGGGCCCGGGCCTACTGATCCTGACAGTGATGATGACAGCAGTGACCTGGTCATCGAGAATCGTCACCCCCCCTGTTCCAATGGGCTGACTCAGGGGCCCCTGTGCTGGGACCTGCAACCTGGCTGCCTACTTCCTGGTGCTGGCAGCTCCCTGCCCTCCTTGGATAGCAGAGAGCAAGCCACTTCTGGCTGGGGGGATGGCATGCGAGGTGATGTTAGTGGATTCAGCCTCTGA
- the Pard6a gene encoding partitioning defective 6 homolog alpha isoform X3 produces the protein MRAIQFDAEFRRFALPRTSVRGFQEFSRLLCVVHQIPGLDVLLGYTDAHGDLLPLTNDDSLHRALASGPPPLRLLVQKRAEGDSSGLAFASNSLQRRKKGLLLRPVAPLRTRPPLLISLPRDFRQVSSVIDVDLLPETHRRVRLHRHGSDRPLGFYIRDGMSVRVAPQGLERVPGIFISRLVRGGLAESTGLLAVRDEILEVNGIEVAGKTLDQVTDMMVANSHNLIVTVKPANQRNNVVRGASGRLTGPSSVGPGPTDPDSDDDSSDLVIENRHPPCSNGLTQGPLCWDLQPGCLLPGAGSSLPSLDSREQATSGWGDGMRGDVSGFSL, from the exons ATGAGAGCGATCCAG TTTGACGCCGAGTTCCGACGCTTCGCACTACCCCGCACTTCGGTGAGAGGCTTTCAGGAGTTCTCGCGGTTGCTGTGTGTGGTACATCAGATCCCTGGCCTGGATGTGCTGCTTGGCTATACGGATGCTCACGGTGACTTGCTGCCCCTCACCAACGATGACAGTTTGCACCGGGCCCTGGCCAGCGGGCCCCCACCTCTGCGCCTCTTGGTCCAGAAACGGG CAGAAGGTGACTCCAGTGGCCTGGCTTTTGCCTCCAACTCTCTACAGAGGCGCAAGAAAGGGCTCCTGCTGCGACCAGTGGCACCTCTGCGCACCAGGCCACCCCTGTTAATCAGCTTGCCCCGAGATTTCCGCCAGGTGTCTTCAGTTATAGACGTGGACCTACTGCCTGAGACCCACCGACGGGTGAGGCTGCACAGACACGGTTCGGACCGTCCCCTGGGCTTCTACATTCGAGACGGCATGAGCGTCCGTGTGGCTCCCCAGGGCCTAGAGCGGGTCCCAGGAATCTTCATCTCCCGCCTGGTGCGTGGGGGCCTGGCTGAGAGTACAGGGCTGCTGGCGGTCCGTGATGAGATCCTGGAGGTCAATGGCATTGAGGTGGCTGGGAAGACCTTGGACCAAGTGACGGACATGATGGTTGCCAACAGCCATAACCTCATTGTCACCGTCAAGCCTGCCAACCAACGTAATAATGTGGTGCGAGGGGCATCTGGGCGCCTGACAGGGCCTTCCTCAGTAGGGCCCGGGCCTACTGATCCTGACAGTGATGATGACAGCAGTGACCTGGTCATCGAGAATCGTCACCCCCCCTGTTCCAATGGGCTGACTCAGGGGCCCCTGTGCTGGGACCTGCAACCTGGCTGCCTACTTCCTGGTGCTGGCAGCTCCCTGCCCTCCTTGGATAGCAGAGAGCAAGCCACTTCTGGCTGGGGGGATGGCATGCGAGGTGATGTTAGTGGATTCAGCCTCTGA
- the Acd gene encoding adrenocortical dysplasia protein homolog isoform X1, whose translation MSNSGHLVLQPWIRELVLGSETLSSPRAGQLLKVLQDSETPGPSSAPDTPDAGAVLLVSDGTHSVRCVVTRNAIDTSDWEEKEFGFRGTEGRLLLLQACELRIQVAQDHAPAEFYLQVDRFNLLPTEQPRVQVTGCNQDSDVQRKLNECLEDHLSESASSSTGITLSQLLDEVKEDQDHRGALVRLAESCLMLNGPCTTPPLTHWTATCSQATGEAVFSVSSSLLHIPEEEEQILRSVGSSQKAQETPDSLSHTPPEESGASVSLLSAVATSDPGQQDSSQSPPAAGSTSPRAQPPSSPTCSSPPSSPDLACTPSLSPLRQSPGTHQARETVAPKLEFREPQWPKKRQLLPQTRAQESCSLWIFHPFQEPPKRHRDTSAFQYKYETPSASLHTQVQTARLSPQLVAWALNIVMESESELTQV comes from the exons ATGTCGAATTCAGGGCACCTGGTCCTGCAGCCCTGGATTCGAGAGCTGGTCCTGGGCTCAGAAACACTGTCAAGTCCACGAGCCGGGCAGCTGCTCAAG GTCCTCCAGGACTCGGAGACTCCGGGCCCATCATCCGCCCCTGACACACCTGACGCCGGGGCCGTGTTGCTTGTGTCAGATGGAACTCACAGCGTCCGCTGCGTGGTGACGCGCAATGCAATTGACACCTCCGACTG GGAGGAGAAGGAGTTCGGATTCCGCGGGACCGAGGGCCGGCTCCTGCTGCTGCAAGCCTGCGAGCTCCGTATTCAGGTGGCTCAGGACCATGCG CCTGCGGAGTTCTACCTCCAGGTGGATCGCTTTAACCTGCTGCCCACGGAACAGCCCCGGGTACAGGTGACTGGTTG caATCAGGATTCAGATGTGCAGAGAAAACTCAATGAATGTCTTGA GGACCACCTTTCAGAGTCTGCTTCTTCCAGCACAG GCATAACCCTGTCTCAGCTTCTGGATGAGGTGAAGGAGGACCAGGATCATCGGGGAGCCCTAGTGCGTCTGGCCGAGAGCTGCCTGATGCTAAACGGTCCTTGCACCACACCCCCCCTCACCCACTGGACTGCTACTTGCTCCCAGGCCACG GGAGAAGCTGTGTTCTCGGTGTCAAGCTCATTACTGCACatccctgaggaggaggagcaaatTCTGAGATCTGTAGGCTCAAGTCAGAAGGCACAGG AAACACCCGATTCACTCAGCCACACGCCCCCGGAGGAAAGTGGTGCCAGCGTTAGCCTTCTGTCAGCCGTGGCTACCTCGGACCCTGGGCAGCAGGACAGCTCCCAGTCTCCACCAGCTGCTGGCTCAACCTCCCCAAGAGCTCAGCCTCCCAGTTCCCCCACCTGCAGTTCTCCACCCAGTTCCCCAGACTTGGCCTGCACCCCCAGTCTCTCACCCCTTCGACAAAGCCCTGGTACACACCAGGCCCGTGAGACTGTGGCTCCTAAGCTGGAGTTCAGGGAGCCCCAGTGGCCCAAGAAACGGCAGCTTCTTCCACAAACCAGAGCCCAGGAGTCCTGCTCCCTGTGG ATATTTCACCCCTTCCAGGAACCCCCAAAGAGGCATCGTGACACTTCTGCATTCCAGTATAAATATGAgaccccctctgcctccctccacacCCAGGTCCAAACTGCCAG GCTTTCTCCTCAGCTTGTAGCTTGGGCCTTGAACATAGTGATGGAGTCAGAGTCTGAATTAACACAGGTATGA
- the Acd gene encoding adrenocortical dysplasia protein homolog isoform X2 — MSNSGHLVLQPWIRELVLGSETLSSPRAGQLLKVLQDSETPGPSSAPDTPDAGAVLLVSDGTHSVRCVVTRNAIDTSDWEEKEFGFRGTEGRLLLLQACELRIQVAQDHAPAEFYLQVDRFNLLPTEQPRVQVTGCNQDSDVQRKLNECLEDHLSESASSSTGITLSQLLDEVKEDQDHRGALVRLAESCLMLNGPCTTPPLTHWTATCSQATGEAVFSVSSSLLHIPEEEEQILRSVGSSQKAQETPDSLSHTPPEESGASVSLLSAVATSDPGQQDSSQSPPAAGSTSPRAQPPSSPTCSSPPSSPDLACTPSLSPLRQSPGTHQARETVAPKLEFREPQWPKKRQLLPQTRAQESCSLWEPPKRHRDTSAFQYKYETPSASLHTQVQTARLSPQLVAWALNIVMESESELTQV, encoded by the exons ATGTCGAATTCAGGGCACCTGGTCCTGCAGCCCTGGATTCGAGAGCTGGTCCTGGGCTCAGAAACACTGTCAAGTCCACGAGCCGGGCAGCTGCTCAAG GTCCTCCAGGACTCGGAGACTCCGGGCCCATCATCCGCCCCTGACACACCTGACGCCGGGGCCGTGTTGCTTGTGTCAGATGGAACTCACAGCGTCCGCTGCGTGGTGACGCGCAATGCAATTGACACCTCCGACTG GGAGGAGAAGGAGTTCGGATTCCGCGGGACCGAGGGCCGGCTCCTGCTGCTGCAAGCCTGCGAGCTCCGTATTCAGGTGGCTCAGGACCATGCG CCTGCGGAGTTCTACCTCCAGGTGGATCGCTTTAACCTGCTGCCCACGGAACAGCCCCGGGTACAGGTGACTGGTTG caATCAGGATTCAGATGTGCAGAGAAAACTCAATGAATGTCTTGA GGACCACCTTTCAGAGTCTGCTTCTTCCAGCACAG GCATAACCCTGTCTCAGCTTCTGGATGAGGTGAAGGAGGACCAGGATCATCGGGGAGCCCTAGTGCGTCTGGCCGAGAGCTGCCTGATGCTAAACGGTCCTTGCACCACACCCCCCCTCACCCACTGGACTGCTACTTGCTCCCAGGCCACG GGAGAAGCTGTGTTCTCGGTGTCAAGCTCATTACTGCACatccctgaggaggaggagcaaatTCTGAGATCTGTAGGCTCAAGTCAGAAGGCACAGG AAACACCCGATTCACTCAGCCACACGCCCCCGGAGGAAAGTGGTGCCAGCGTTAGCCTTCTGTCAGCCGTGGCTACCTCGGACCCTGGGCAGCAGGACAGCTCCCAGTCTCCACCAGCTGCTGGCTCAACCTCCCCAAGAGCTCAGCCTCCCAGTTCCCCCACCTGCAGTTCTCCACCCAGTTCCCCAGACTTGGCCTGCACCCCCAGTCTCTCACCCCTTCGACAAAGCCCTGGTACACACCAGGCCCGTGAGACTGTGGCTCCTAAGCTGGAGTTCAGGGAGCCCCAGTGGCCCAAGAAACGGCAGCTTCTTCCACAAACCAGAGCCCAGGAGTCCTGCTCCCTGTGG GAACCCCCAAAGAGGCATCGTGACACTTCTGCATTCCAGTATAAATATGAgaccccctctgcctccctccacacCCAGGTCCAAACTGCCAG GCTTTCTCCTCAGCTTGTAGCTTGGGCCTTGAACATAGTGATGGAGTCAGAGTCTGAATTAACACAGGTATGA
- the Acd gene encoding adrenocortical dysplasia protein homolog isoform X3 has protein sequence MCRENSMNVLRTTFQSLLLPAQGEAVFSVSSSLLHIPEEEEQILRSVGSSQKAQETPDSLSHTPPEESGASVSLLSAVATSDPGQQDSSQSPPAAGSTSPRAQPPSSPTCSSPPSSPDLACTPSLSPLRQSPGTHQARETVAPKLEFREPQWPKKRQLLPQTRAQESCSLWEPPKRHRDTSAFQYKYETPSASLHTQVQTARLSPQLVAWALNIVMESESELTQV, from the exons ATGTGCAGAGAAAACTCAATGAATGTCTTGA GGACCACCTTTCAGAGTCTGCTTCTTCCAGCACAG GGAGAAGCTGTGTTCTCGGTGTCAAGCTCATTACTGCACatccctgaggaggaggagcaaatTCTGAGATCTGTAGGCTCAAGTCAGAAGGCACAGG AAACACCCGATTCACTCAGCCACACGCCCCCGGAGGAAAGTGGTGCCAGCGTTAGCCTTCTGTCAGCCGTGGCTACCTCGGACCCTGGGCAGCAGGACAGCTCCCAGTCTCCACCAGCTGCTGGCTCAACCTCCCCAAGAGCTCAGCCTCCCAGTTCCCCCACCTGCAGTTCTCCACCCAGTTCCCCAGACTTGGCCTGCACCCCCAGTCTCTCACCCCTTCGACAAAGCCCTGGTACACACCAGGCCCGTGAGACTGTGGCTCCTAAGCTGGAGTTCAGGGAGCCCCAGTGGCCCAAGAAACGGCAGCTTCTTCCACAAACCAGAGCCCAGGAGTCCTGCTCCCTGTGG GAACCCCCAAAGAGGCATCGTGACACTTCTGCATTCCAGTATAAATATGAgaccccctctgcctccctccacacCCAGGTCCAAACTGCCAG GCTTTCTCCTCAGCTTGTAGCTTGGGCCTTGAACATAGTGATGGAGTCAGAGTCTGAATTAACACAGGTATGA